One stretch of Tepidibacter hydrothermalis DNA includes these proteins:
- a CDS encoding DUF3307 domain-containing protein, with the protein MNVSFFLVFILGHLVGDFVLQTNKVAIMKSTSKKGVFIHSLIVFVSQAVLLSIYGINGIIASLLNFIIHYSIDSLKENINKHIKKYKFIIFVLDQIIHIVGIYILSLNFGLTNNILMIDLSLIKILITIIVLTYVSSVMVIILIRDIDSSLIEKRFFKKKERIIDALTNLMVWLLFYLPLFWSISLVILLFYFYQKYQKEFFDYNLKIIAIKYFVFIIISYLFLGG; encoded by the coding sequence ATGAATGTTAGTTTTTTTCTTGTCTTTATATTAGGACATTTAGTAGGTGATTTTGTTTTACAAACAAACAAAGTAGCTATAATGAAATCAACTAGCAAAAAAGGAGTGTTTATACACTCGCTTATAGTTTTTGTTTCACAGGCTGTACTTTTAAGTATTTATGGAATTAATGGAATAATAGCATCACTATTAAATTTTATAATTCACTACAGTATAGATTCTTTAAAAGAAAATATAAATAAACATATTAAAAAATATAAGTTTATTATATTTGTGTTAGATCAAATAATACATATAGTAGGTATTTATATACTCTCTTTAAATTTTGGATTAACTAATAATATATTAATGATTGATTTGTCACTAATAAAGATATTGATCACTATAATTGTGTTAACTTATGTATCAAGTGTAATGGTAATAATATTAATCAGAGATATAGATTCTAGCTTGATTGAAAAGAGATTTTTCAAAAAGAAGGAGAGAATAATAGATGCGTTGACAAATTTAATGGTATGGTTGTTATTTTACTTACCACTGTTTTGGAGTATTAGTTTGGTAATATTACTTTTTTACTTCTATCAAAAATATCAAAAGGAATTTTTTGATTATAACTTAAAGATTATTGCTATTAAGTATTTTGTTTTTATAATAATAAGTTATTTGTTTTTAGGTGGTTAA
- a CDS encoding GAF and HD-GYP domain-containing protein: MEKLIICILLICQIITWRIIKNKNNRILILEKYDKIGKKITSNIKIKDLMEEVMQTVKVETQAEACSLYIIDEEKQELWFEVALGEKGDKLKQIRLKIGEGIAGWVAKEGKKLNIEDVNKDTRFKKEISKKIEFKNKAMLTMPIKFKDRVIGVIQVINKEGGGIFTQKDENFIEGISSEISIALQNAKLYKEMKDLYLHTIQALAATIDAKDPYTKGHSQRVTKYALEIGKEMNLTDNQLQELEYMAILHDIGKIGIKDSILNKESSLNDEEFEIMKTHPTIGSKILETMGSLSKIIPGVKYHHEKYDGTGYAKGLKGKEIPLEARIISVADTYDAMTTDRPYRKGLAHEVAMNEINKHSGTQFDPESVKYFNIVMDRKMVSHNEC, translated from the coding sequence ATGGAAAAATTAATAATTTGTATTTTACTTATTTGTCAAATTATAACTTGGAGAATAATTAAAAATAAGAACAATAGAATCTTAATATTAGAAAAATACGATAAAATAGGTAAAAAGATAACTTCAAATATAAAAATCAAAGATTTAATGGAAGAAGTTATGCAAACGGTAAAAGTAGAGACACAGGCAGAGGCATGTTCTTTATATATAATTGATGAAGAAAAACAAGAACTTTGGTTTGAAGTAGCATTAGGAGAAAAAGGAGATAAACTAAAACAAATAAGACTTAAAATTGGAGAAGGCATAGCTGGATGGGTAGCTAAAGAAGGAAAAAAATTAAATATAGAAGATGTAAATAAAGATACTAGATTCAAAAAAGAGATAAGCAAAAAAATAGAGTTTAAAAACAAGGCTATGCTTACAATGCCTATAAAATTTAAAGATAGAGTGATTGGTGTAATTCAGGTTATAAATAAAGAAGGTGGAGGTATTTTTACTCAAAAGGATGAAAACTTCATTGAAGGAATATCTAGTGAAATATCTATAGCTCTTCAAAATGCTAAACTTTATAAAGAAATGAAAGACTTATATCTTCATACAATTCAAGCTTTAGCAGCTACTATAGATGCTAAGGACCCATATACAAAAGGTCATTCTCAAAGAGTAACGAAATACGCTTTAGAGATAGGAAAAGAAATGAATTTAACGGATAATCAATTACAAGAACTAGAGTATATGGCTATTTTGCATGATATTGGGAAAATAGGAATAAAAGATTCTATATTAAACAAAGAATCAAGTTTAAATGATGAAGAGTTTGAGATAATGAAAACTCATCCTACAATAGGTTCTAAAATTTTAGAAACTATGGGATCGTTAAGTAAAATTATACCAGGTGTAAAATATCATCATGAAAAATATGATGGAACAGGTTATGCAAAAGGACTTAAAGGAAAAGAAATTCCATTAGAAGCTAGAATAATATCTGTTGCTGATACTTATGATGCTATGACTACAGATAGACCTTATAGAAAAGGTTTGGCTCATGAAGTAGCAATGAATGAAATAAACAAGCATTCGGGAACACAATTTGATCCAGAAAGTGTAAAATACTTTAATATAGTAATGGATAGAAAGATGGTAAGCCATAATGAATGTTAG
- a CDS encoding Na+/H+ antiporter NhaC family protein: MLTNNKKLEFYGGEWMSFIPFIVFIVLIVMTTFVAGSISNGALWIPAFMALIAAFFFAKDKKLYSEVIINGMASKEAIIPVVCWIFAGVFSRILRESGLASGIAGMSASFGIRGTFFIVVSFISSAVFATASGTGFGTIAAGMGVLYPAGIALGAHPALLAGSIVSGAAFGDNLAPVSDTTICSATSQGVDVPGVVKSRLKYALTAAIITLVGIIVYGMSYSGEVASVGTIEYNSMTLCMLIPVAITIWVAIKSGDIIIATTIGTVLASITAVMCGLIDFIQIDPAQDVTKNALFRVVGSGLDRTVDGVIYTGINSMIQVVMLAILLFGSIAIMRAGHGDVKLLESLGKIARGPKGAEYSIMLMTSFLSAIMGLNAPAILAVGASFAKPLSRKHGISPYRTANLLDATSCTLVYSLPWTPAIIYTIGFTRDSIHPLTAMEVTPFVFYAFAMLAVMIVSVALGVGRKDNMK, encoded by the coding sequence ATGTTAACTAATAATAAGAAGCTTGAGTTTTATGGTGGGGAATGGATGTCTTTTATACCGTTTATAGTATTTATAGTGCTTATTGTTATGACTACTTTTGTAGCGGGTTCTATTTCTAATGGAGCACTTTGGATTCCTGCTTTTATGGCACTTATTGCAGCGTTTTTCTTTGCGAAAGATAAGAAACTTTATAGTGAAGTGATTATTAATGGTATGGCTAGTAAAGAAGCAATTATTCCTGTAGTATGTTGGATATTTGCTGGTGTATTTTCTAGAATTCTTAGAGAATCAGGTCTTGCATCGGGTATTGCAGGTATGTCAGCATCATTTGGTATAAGAGGTACGTTTTTTATAGTAGTATCATTTATTTCTTCGGCGGTATTTGCAACTGCATCAGGTACTGGATTTGGTACTATTGCAGCAGGGATGGGAGTTTTGTATCCTGCTGGGATAGCATTAGGCGCACATCCTGCATTATTAGCAGGTTCTATTGTATCAGGTGCAGCTTTTGGAGACAATTTAGCTCCTGTTTCTGATACTACTATTTGTTCTGCTACATCGCAAGGAGTGGATGTTCCTGGTGTTGTAAAATCTAGACTTAAATATGCACTTACAGCAGCTATTATAACATTGGTAGGCATTATAGTATACGGAATGAGTTACAGTGGGGAAGTAGCTTCTGTTGGAACAATTGAATATAATTCTATGACACTTTGCATGTTGATACCTGTTGCTATTACAATATGGGTTGCTATAAAGTCAGGGGATATTATTATAGCAACTACTATAGGTACTGTACTGGCAAGTATTACTGCAGTAATGTGTGGATTAATAGATTTTATTCAGATAGATCCAGCACAAGATGTAACTAAAAATGCTTTATTTAGAGTTGTAGGTTCGGGTCTTGATAGAACTGTTGATGGAGTTATTTATACTGGTATAAATAGTATGATTCAAGTAGTTATGTTGGCAATATTATTGTTTGGATCTATAGCAATTATGAGAGCTGGCCATGGCGATGTGAAATTGCTTGAATCTCTTGGCAAAATTGCACGTGGACCAAAGGGTGCTGAATACTCTATTATGCTTATGACAAGTTTTCTTTCGGCTATAATGGGGTTAAATGCACCAGCTATACTTGCTGTTGGAGCGTCATTTGCAAAACCTCTTTCAAGAAAGCATGGGATTAGTCCATATAGAACAGCCAATCTCCTTGATGCAACTTCTTGTACGTTGGTTTATTCTTTGCCATGGACTCCGGCTATTATCTACACTATAGGATTTACAAGAGATAGTATTCATCCATTAACTGCAATGGAAGTAACACCGTTTGTGTTCTATGCATTTGCAATGTTAGCTGTTATGATTGTAAGTGTTGCGCTAGGTGTTGGTAGAAAGGATAATATGAAATAA
- a CDS encoding bifunctional metallophosphatase/5'-nucleotidase — protein sequence MTPFYGISNEKKRVNITILGTSDVHGRFMPWHYASDTENKAGSLTQIYSAVQEFKKDNANIILVDCGDVIQDNFVEIFNRYDENPMVIGMNEIGYDTWTMGNHEFNFGTEVLDRIISKFDGTALSGNIYKEDGSRYLDGYKIIEKGGVKVGVIGMTTPMIVEFENDSDHLKNLVVKQPIDETKKIIDELKGKVDVLVGVMHMGEDNENNISGTGVIDMANTCPELDVIIAGHMHKNVSSNTINGVLITEPYKYGRCISKVDLTFERDSDGVKLVDKKSKTIDVKNYPSDKNLEKKFENFHNILRKNANEVIGELKGMNMVEDDEIEGIPTVQVKPTPLVNFFHEIQLYYSKADVVAISIDNDRAKLDIGDIKKKDIAYNYQYTGGEVTVYEVTGKDLKDYMEWSADYFNTLKEGDVTVSFNPKRRASKYSTNDIFGGVTYKIDLSKESGNRIVDLKLLNGTDIENDTKLKLGMNSYRMAKLIREGGPLEGRSFPILWDSKTAFGQKQGTIRNLFIKYIKEVKNGVIEPKLNNNWEIIGFI from the coding sequence ATGACACCTTTTTATGGGATATCTAATGAAAAGAAAAGAGTTAATATAACTATATTAGGCACTTCTGATGTTCATGGTAGATTTATGCCTTGGCATTATGCTTCTGATACAGAGAATAAGGCTGGAAGTCTAACTCAAATATATAGTGCTGTTCAGGAATTTAAAAAAGATAATGCTAATATTATATTAGTTGATTGTGGAGATGTTATTCAGGATAATTTCGTAGAAATATTTAATAGATATGATGAAAATCCTATGGTTATAGGTATGAATGAGATCGGTTATGACACTTGGACAATGGGTAATCATGAGTTCAATTTTGGGACTGAAGTTTTAGATAGAATAATATCTAAGTTCGACGGAACTGCTCTTTCAGGAAATATTTACAAGGAAGATGGCTCGAGATATTTAGATGGTTATAAGATAATAGAAAAAGGTGGAGTAAAGGTTGGTGTTATAGGGATGACTACTCCTATGATAGTTGAGTTTGAAAATGATAGTGATCATTTAAAAAATCTAGTTGTTAAGCAGCCTATAGATGAGACTAAAAAAATAATAGATGAACTTAAAGGAAAAGTTGATGTTTTAGTTGGAGTTATGCATATGGGAGAAGATAACGAAAATAATATTTCAGGAACAGGTGTTATTGATATGGCTAATACTTGTCCAGAACTAGATGTTATAATAGCAGGTCATATGCATAAGAATGTAAGTAGTAATACTATAAATGGAGTTTTAATTACCGAGCCTTATAAATATGGTAGGTGTATATCAAAGGTTGATTTGACTTTTGAAAGAGATAGCGATGGAGTTAAATTAGTAGATAAAAAATCTAAAACTATAGATGTTAAGAATTATCCCTCTGATAAAAATTTGGAGAAAAAATTCGAGAACTTTCATAATATACTTAGAAAAAATGCTAATGAGGTTATAGGAGAGCTAAAGGGAATGAATATGGTTGAAGATGATGAGATTGAAGGTATTCCAACTGTTCAGGTTAAGCCTACACCACTTGTGAATTTCTTTCATGAGATTCAGCTTTATTATAGTAAGGCTGATGTTGTGGCAATAAGTATAGATAATGATAGGGCTAAACTTGATATTGGAGATATTAAGAAAAAGGATATAGCTTATAATTATCAGTATACTGGTGGAGAAGTTACTGTTTATGAAGTTACAGGTAAGGATTTGAAGGATTATATGGAATGGTCAGCAGATTATTTTAATACTTTAAAAGAAGGTGACGTTACAGTCAGTTTTAATCCTAAGAGAAGAGCTTCAAAGTATAGTACTAATGATATATTTGGTGGAGTTACGTATAAGATAGATCTAAGTAAGGAAAGTGGAAATAGAATAGTAGATCTAAAATTATTAAATGGAACTGATATAGAGAATGATACTAAATTAAAGTTAGGCATGAACTCTTATAGGATGGCCAAGTTAATAAGAGAGGGTGGTCCATTAGAAGGAAGAAGCTTTCCTATTCTTTGGGATTCAAAAACTGCCTTTGGACAAAAACAAGGAACTATAAGAAATCTTTTTATAAAATATATTAAGGAAGTTAAAAATGGAGTAATAGAGCCTAAATTAAATAATAATTGGGAGATAATAGGGTTTATATAA